One genomic window of Desulfuromonas sp. AOP6 includes the following:
- a CDS encoding heavy metal translocating P-type ATPase: MRDPVCGMEVTSDSKGGTAQWKGETYTFCSDKCREKFTADPDAYLHPQPKTSDPAAASRKYTCPMHPEIIQQGPGNCPKCGMDLEPLSASSNDAEEEEAAIRSLKRKTLVAGALTLPVLLLAFDSMIPGLSFEGFLSAKLQGWLELILATPVILWAGSMFFTRGWRSIVNRSLNMFTLIMLGVGAAYAYSVVAVLFPELFPDSFRMHGEVALYFEAGTVITTLILFGQWLEARARRQTGKAIQSLLGLAAKTAHRVKEDGEEEEVEIDAIKKGDHLRVRPGEKIPLDGVILDGKSTIDESMLTGEPIPVKKGVNDKVIGATVNQTGSFVMRAEAVGEETMLARIVKMVAEAQRSRAPIQKLADQVAGYFVPAVVLTALIAFAVWAAFGPAPAMAYAIVVAVSVLIIACPCALGLATPMSIMVGVGIGAQNGILIKNAEAIERAEKVTHLITDKTGTLTEGKPSVVDAQAPDEVKTGDLLRLAAAVESQSEHPLARAVVDKAKQEDLELPDITDFESTTGGGVQARIEGALIRIGKRTFLEAANITIPAALTKEAERLQGEAKTVIWAGRDDQLLGLIAIADPIKRTSKEAIESLHEMGITVVMCTGDNLRTAKAVAKELGIDEIHAEVSPEDKQRIVNELKAKGHRVAMAGDGINDAPALAAADVGVAMGTGTDVAIESAGLTLVKGDLRGIVSGLRLSRAVMLNIRQNLFFAFIYNATGVPIAAGVLYPIFGILLSPMIAGAAMAFSSVSVISNALRLRKVTL, translated from the coding sequence ATGCGAGATCCTGTATGCGGCATGGAGGTCACCTCCGATTCCAAAGGCGGAACAGCACAGTGGAAGGGAGAAACCTATACCTTCTGCTCGGATAAATGCCGAGAGAAGTTCACGGCTGATCCCGATGCCTATCTTCATCCGCAGCCGAAAACATCCGATCCGGCTGCTGCGTCGCGGAAATACACCTGTCCGATGCACCCCGAAATTATCCAGCAGGGGCCAGGAAACTGCCCCAAATGCGGCATGGATCTGGAGCCCTTGAGTGCGTCCAGCAACGACGCTGAAGAGGAAGAGGCGGCTATTCGGAGCTTGAAGCGCAAAACTCTTGTTGCCGGCGCGCTGACCCTGCCCGTTCTGCTTCTCGCTTTCGATAGCATGATTCCAGGGCTCTCCTTTGAAGGGTTCCTTTCGGCGAAGCTTCAGGGCTGGTTGGAGCTTATTCTGGCGACACCCGTCATTCTGTGGGCGGGCAGCATGTTTTTCACTCGAGGCTGGCGATCCATCGTCAACCGCAGCCTGAACATGTTCACACTCATCATGCTGGGTGTCGGTGCGGCCTATGCTTATAGCGTCGTGGCGGTTTTGTTTCCGGAACTTTTCCCGGATTCCTTCCGCATGCATGGTGAAGTCGCCCTGTATTTCGAGGCGGGCACGGTCATCACGACCCTCATCCTGTTCGGGCAGTGGCTCGAAGCCCGCGCCCGGCGGCAGACCGGTAAAGCCATCCAGAGTTTGCTGGGCCTCGCGGCCAAAACCGCGCACCGGGTCAAGGAAGACGGTGAGGAAGAGGAAGTGGAGATCGACGCCATTAAAAAAGGCGACCACCTGCGCGTGCGGCCCGGCGAAAAGATTCCTCTCGACGGCGTCATTCTCGACGGAAAAAGCACGATTGACGAATCCATGCTCACCGGCGAGCCGATTCCCGTGAAGAAAGGCGTGAATGACAAAGTCATCGGCGCCACAGTCAACCAGACCGGCAGCTTCGTCATGCGCGCTGAGGCCGTGGGCGAGGAAACCATGCTCGCCCGGATCGTAAAAATGGTCGCCGAGGCCCAACGCAGCCGGGCACCAATCCAGAAACTGGCCGACCAGGTCGCGGGCTATTTTGTGCCTGCGGTCGTATTGACCGCCCTGATCGCTTTCGCGGTCTGGGCCGCCTTCGGCCCGGCGCCAGCCATGGCCTACGCCATCGTGGTCGCCGTTTCTGTGCTGATTATCGCCTGCCCCTGCGCGCTGGGTCTGGCCACCCCCATGTCGATCATGGTCGGTGTCGGCATAGGTGCCCAAAACGGCATCCTGATCAAAAACGCCGAAGCCATCGAACGCGCTGAAAAGGTCACGCACCTCATCACCGACAAGACCGGCACGCTCACCGAGGGCAAGCCCTCAGTTGTCGATGCGCAAGCGCCAGACGAGGTTAAAACCGGCGACTTGTTGCGTCTGGCGGCGGCCGTCGAGTCTCAGTCCGAGCACCCCCTCGCCCGGGCTGTTGTCGATAAGGCGAAGCAAGAGGATCTGGAACTGCCGGACATCACCGACTTCGAGAGCACGACCGGTGGCGGCGTCCAGGCCAGAATCGAAGGTGCGCTGATTCGTATCGGCAAAAGGACATTCCTCGAAGCGGCAAACATCACCATCCCCGCCGCGCTGACGAAGGAAGCGGAGCGACTGCAAGGTGAGGCCAAGACAGTCATCTGGGCGGGACGCGACGATCAGCTCCTCGGCCTCATCGCCATCGCAGATCCGATCAAAAGAACCTCGAAGGAGGCTATCGAATCGCTGCACGAGATGGGAATCACCGTGGTCATGTGCACAGGGGATAATCTGCGCACTGCCAAAGCCGTGGCCAAAGAACTGGGGATCGACGAAATACATGCCGAAGTCTCTCCCGAGGACAAACAACGCATTGTCAATGAATTGAAGGCTAAGGGACACCGCGTTGCCATGGCGGGTGACGGAATCAATGACGCGCCCGCCCTTGCTGCCGCCGATGTGGGTGTCGCCATGGGCACAGGCACGGACGTTGCCATCGAGAGTGCCGGCCTGACCCTGGTGAAGGGCGACCTGCGTGGCATTGTGAGTGGCTTACGCCTCAGCCGCGCGGTTATGCTCAATATCCGCCAGAACCTGTTTTTCGCCTTTATCTACAATGCAACCGGTGTACCTATCGCAGCTGGAGTGCTCTATCCCATCTTCGGCATCCTGCTCAGCCCGATGATCGCCGGTGCCGCCATGGCCTTCAGTTCCGTTTCGGTCATCAGCAACGCCTTACGGCTGCGCAAGGTCACGCTATAA
- a CDS encoding hemin uptake protein HemP, whose protein sequence is MANARQGVSGLSAGDSEKNNRRTYDSPELFGELREVFIEHAGKEYRLRITSNEKLILTK, encoded by the coding sequence ATGGCTAATGCCCGGCAGGGCGTATCCGGTTTGAGTGCAGGCGACAGTGAAAAGAATAACCGGCGAACGTATGACAGCCCCGAGCTTTTTGGGGAATTGCGTGAGGTGTTCATCGAACATGCCGGCAAAGAGTATCGCCTGAGAATCACAAGCAACGAAAAACTCATCCTTACCAAGTAA
- a CDS encoding TonB-dependent receptor: MKKNKLYLLINCFLLVMAMGGSAWAQEKTASTADEALELDELSVSATRSNTAVGKTPQKITIVTRKEIEDQLLITRDQGQVLGNLIPSYSPSRQKLTSSGETFRGRSTLFMIDGVPQSTPLRDSARDAYTIDLEMVERIEIIHGASAEHGLGATGGIINFVTRRPQSATAKQHAGVRITAPTDYDSEGMSYEVDYRVEGSRGNWDLLAAASYKARGLFYDADGEPIGVDGTQGDIMDSDSHDVMLKLGYWFDENQNLELTLNRFYLEGDHDYVPVPGDRSEGIAATSRQGSPAGDAPRNESLTTSLAYTHDNLAGNKVALQLYGQRFRARFGGGTFASFQDPNIDPSGELFDQSQNESDKLGGKLTVSRDGLLANRLKLTGGMDVLQDETKQVLAETGREWVPETRFRNYAPFLQAELRPLKRLTLHGGARYEYAKLDVDTFRTIYSTNPAEGGVTVEGGSPSFDETLFNIGAVYQATEWAQIFGNYSEGFGMPDVGRVLRGIGQTGQDVDNFLDLQPILTDNREIGLRLNWDRLGFEVSYFESDSDLGSRLDNVGGIFEVRREKTEIKGVEASARLDLTEVHRLKASYANIDGRYDSNGDGKVDKDLDGRNISPDRFTARWQARWTNKLNTHLQASFFFDKDHENPELNFNGYELLDAGASYLLPMGRLTVGVENLLNEDYVTYYSQSATTRDDQYFKGRGRTVTLGYDITF; this comes from the coding sequence ATGAAAAAGAACAAGCTTTATTTATTGATCAATTGCTTCTTGCTGGTCATGGCCATGGGCGGGAGTGCCTGGGCACAGGAGAAGACGGCTTCTACAGCGGATGAGGCCCTCGAACTCGACGAGCTGAGCGTCAGTGCCACCCGCTCCAATACAGCTGTCGGTAAAACACCGCAGAAAATCACCATCGTAACCCGGAAAGAAATCGAAGATCAGCTCCTGATCACGCGTGACCAGGGCCAGGTATTAGGCAATCTGATTCCGTCCTATTCGCCCAGCCGGCAGAAGTTGACCAGCTCGGGCGAAACCTTTCGCGGACGTTCAACCCTTTTCATGATTGACGGTGTTCCCCAGTCCACCCCCCTGCGTGACAGTGCCCGGGACGCCTATACCATCGATCTGGAGATGGTCGAAAGGATTGAAATCATCCACGGGGCCAGCGCAGAGCATGGTCTGGGAGCCACCGGGGGAATTATCAATTTCGTCACGCGTCGTCCCCAGAGCGCCACTGCCAAGCAGCACGCAGGTGTACGTATTACCGCGCCGACGGACTACGACTCTGAAGGGATGAGCTACGAAGTTGATTATCGGGTCGAAGGAAGCCGCGGTAATTGGGACCTGCTGGCCGCTGCCAGCTACAAAGCCCGGGGACTCTTCTACGACGCCGACGGTGAACCGATCGGGGTGGACGGAACGCAGGGCGACATCATGGATTCGGACAGCCATGACGTTATGCTCAAGCTCGGTTACTGGTTTGATGAAAACCAAAACCTGGAGTTAACCCTCAACCGCTTCTATCTGGAAGGGGATCATGATTATGTCCCCGTCCCCGGAGATCGTAGCGAAGGGATAGCGGCTACGTCCCGGCAGGGATCTCCGGCTGGCGACGCGCCCCGCAATGAGTCCCTGACCACCAGCCTGGCCTATACACACGACAACCTGGCCGGCAACAAAGTGGCCCTTCAGCTCTATGGCCAGCGATTCCGGGCTCGTTTTGGGGGCGGAACGTTCGCAAGTTTTCAAGACCCGAATATCGATCCGAGTGGGGAGCTGTTCGATCAGTCCCAAAATGAATCAGACAAGCTGGGCGGAAAGTTGACCGTAAGTCGTGATGGCCTCTTGGCTAACCGGCTGAAGCTGACTGGCGGTATGGACGTGTTGCAGGACGAGACCAAGCAGGTTCTTGCCGAGACAGGTCGGGAGTGGGTCCCGGAGACGCGCTTTCGAAACTATGCCCCTTTCCTGCAGGCGGAACTGCGTCCTCTTAAGCGCCTGACTCTTCATGGCGGAGCGCGCTATGAGTATGCCAAGCTGGATGTAGACACTTTCCGGACAATTTATTCAACGAATCCGGCTGAGGGTGGCGTCACGGTAGAGGGTGGCAGCCCCAGCTTCGACGAGACTCTCTTCAATATCGGGGCGGTCTATCAGGCGACAGAGTGGGCTCAGATTTTTGGTAACTATTCTGAAGGATTTGGTATGCCGGATGTGGGCCGGGTTCTGCGCGGCATCGGCCAGACCGGTCAGGACGTCGATAACTTTCTCGATCTGCAGCCTATCCTTACTGATAATCGCGAAATCGGTCTGCGCCTGAACTGGGACCGTCTGGGGTTCGAAGTGAGCTATTTCGAGTCCGACTCCGATCTTGGCTCGCGCCTGGATAACGTCGGCGGCATCTTTGAGGTCCGCCGTGAGAAGACGGAGATCAAAGGGGTGGAGGCAAGTGCCCGACTGGACTTGACCGAGGTGCACCGGTTGAAAGCCTCCTATGCGAACATCGATGGACGCTACGATAGCAATGGTGACGGCAAGGTGGACAAGGATCTCGATGGGCGCAACATCTCACCGGACAGGTTCACCGCACGTTGGCAGGCTCGTTGGACGAACAAGCTCAATACCCATCTGCAGGCCAGCTTCTTTTTTGACAAGGATCACGAGAATCCCGAGCTTAACTTCAACGGCTATGAGCTGCTTGACGCCGGCGCCAGTTATCTCCTGCCGATGGGGCGCCTAACCGTCGGGGTCGAGAACCTGTTGAACGAGGATTATGTGACCTATTACTCGCAGTCAGCCACTACCCGCGATGATCAGTATTTCAAAGGGCGCGGGCGTACGGTGACCTTGGGCTACGACATTACTTTCTAA
- a CDS encoding PepSY-associated TM helix domain-containing protein, whose amino-acid sequence MRRFLIQLHRYVGLVLGLPLALIGLTGSLLVFDHALDEFLTPETVTRIESRSSASLAAVLASASAAAPGEETPVRLHLSRQPGSSHVVRFPAPEGASGPLEVSVAPEDAKVLAVRTWGEYPMSWLYRLHYTLLAGTTGKYLVGVCGIGLLVICLSGIYLWWPRRRGGWVRALSVKRDRGTFRFAGDLHNLVGVLLLPVLLLVAFSGVNLVFPHVTKTLAGSVTTFDQRPKPQSGSGKIPLSIDEAVDIGRQLYPAAVLKRVFLPQGEAGAFELALKKPGEPWSSHAVTTVWVDQYSGKILAIWDADHIAFGSKLLAWQFPLHNGDALGLAGRWLILLTGTAPALLFGTGLLMWRQKYRKCATTQTIIKR is encoded by the coding sequence ATGCGCCGTTTTTTGATCCAACTCCATAGATATGTTGGGCTTGTTCTAGGCCTGCCCCTGGCCTTGATCGGCCTTACCGGAAGTTTGCTCGTGTTCGACCATGCCTTGGACGAGTTTCTGACACCGGAAACCGTGACAAGGATAGAGTCGAGGTCTTCCGCGTCCTTGGCGGCGGTGCTGGCTTCGGCCAGCGCCGCTGCCCCCGGTGAGGAGACGCCGGTCAGGCTCCACCTGTCCCGGCAGCCCGGCAGTTCGCATGTTGTGCGCTTTCCAGCGCCAGAGGGTGCTTCCGGGCCGCTGGAAGTCAGCGTGGCACCAGAAGACGCAAAAGTTTTAGCTGTGCGGACGTGGGGTGAGTATCCCATGAGCTGGCTGTACCGGCTCCACTACACACTGCTCGCCGGGACTACGGGCAAGTACCTCGTGGGAGTCTGCGGTATCGGTTTGCTGGTCATTTGTCTAAGCGGCATCTATCTCTGGTGGCCTCGGCGACGGGGGGGCTGGGTCAGAGCGCTTTCGGTGAAGCGCGATCGCGGAACCTTCCGCTTTGCAGGTGATCTGCACAACCTGGTTGGTGTCCTGCTTCTGCCAGTGCTCCTTCTGGTAGCATTCTCCGGAGTCAACCTGGTTTTCCCCCATGTCACCAAAACACTGGCAGGATCGGTCACTACCTTCGATCAGCGGCCGAAACCCCAATCAGGCTCAGGAAAAATTCCCTTGAGCATCGATGAGGCGGTGGACATCGGCCGTCAGCTCTATCCTGCTGCTGTCCTCAAACGTGTTTTTTTGCCCCAGGGGGAAGCCGGTGCCTTTGAGCTGGCTCTCAAGAAACCTGGCGAACCCTGGTCCTCCCATGCCGTTACGACTGTCTGGGTGGACCAATACAGCGGCAAGATCCTGGCGATATGGGATGCCGACCATATTGCCTTTGGCAGCAAATTGCTCGCCTGGCAATTTCCTTTGCACAATGGAGATGCCCTGGGCCTGGCGGGGCGCTGGCTGATTCTTCTGACCGGTACGGCCCCGGCCCTGCTTTTTGGCACAGGCCTCCTGATGTGGCGGCAAAAGTACCGCAAGTGCGCAACTACCCAAACGATAATTAAAAGGTAA
- a CDS encoding DUF3450 domain-containing protein, whose amino-acid sequence MRPFFPSVFAICLLVLQVFFSSSLHAEDALGSALAETIETNQAARLSQKKVDALDDETREMFEQYRAVLRENESLRTYNDQLQRMTDAQQEEMVSLDRQIAEIASTHRDIVPLMLRMVDALDNFVALDLPFLPEERGRRLQNLRELMDRSDVSVSEKYRRILEAYQIENDYGRTIEGYRAELASGDVTRTVDFLRLGRVGLYYQSLDGREVGHWDRSAGAWRHLDADYRQSIRDGLRIARKQSAPDLLTLPVKAPEVIQ is encoded by the coding sequence ATGCGACCGTTTTTCCCCTCTGTCTTTGCAATTTGCCTGCTGGTTCTACAGGTTTTTTTCTCAAGTTCTCTGCACGCGGAGGACGCGCTGGGCTCAGCCCTGGCAGAGACCATAGAGACCAATCAGGCCGCCCGTCTATCCCAGAAAAAAGTCGACGCCCTGGACGACGAAACACGAGAGATGTTCGAGCAATACCGTGCTGTGCTTCGTGAGAACGAGAGTTTGCGTACTTACAATGACCAGCTGCAGCGTATGACCGATGCGCAGCAAGAGGAGATGGTTTCTCTTGACCGGCAGATTGCCGAAATCGCCTCTACCCATCGGGACATCGTCCCTTTGATGCTGCGCATGGTCGATGCCCTGGATAACTTCGTGGCTCTTGACCTGCCCTTCCTCCCCGAGGAGCGTGGTCGGCGTCTTCAGAATCTGCGTGAATTGATGGATCGTTCTGACGTTTCGGTGTCCGAGAAGTACCGGCGTATCCTTGAGGCCTATCAGATCGAAAATGACTACGGCCGCACCATCGAGGGGTATCGGGCGGAGCTTGCCAGTGGAGATGTGACGCGAACAGTCGATTTTCTGCGCCTGGGCCGGGTCGGGCTTTATTATCAGAGTCTAGATGGGCGAGAGGTGGGACACTGGGACCGAAGTGCCGGTGCCTGGCGGCACCTGGATGCGGACTACCGCCAGTCGATTCGGGACGGTCTGCGCATCGCCCGCAAACAGTCGGCTCCTGATCTGCTAACCCTGCCCGTGAAGGCGCCGGAGGTGATCCAATGA
- a CDS encoding MotA/TolQ/ExbB proton channel family protein, which yields MKTHVVLALVLMALFPSLLLGATPADFDELLREVKTTQSRERRLNTEREESFLKEKTRRNDLLREARMELAAEKRRGDQLRYVFDSNEKQLTTKEATLRERLGVLGELFGTVRQSAGDLKGVIDQSLVSAQYPGRSDFLQRLSRTRELPNVDELEQLWFVLLQEMTESGKVVSFPAEVVAGGGERHDAMATRVGVFSVVANGRYLHYLPESGRLAELPRQPAGRYLKLAENIESVRDGVTPMAIDPSRGAILEALVQSPGLGERIRQGGSVGFLILALGGIGLILAGERLGYLALIGSRVQRQLKNLAVPCDDNPLGRVLLVPSQARSTEPETLELMLDEAILREAPRLERGQAMLKLLAAVAPLLGLLGTVTGMIATFQSITLFGTGDPKLMANGISQALVTTALGLVVAIPLVFLHNLVASRSKSLVRLLDEQSAGLLATGLEEGK from the coding sequence ATGAAAACCCACGTTGTTCTTGCCCTGGTCCTGATGGCGCTTTTCCCGTCCCTTCTGCTGGGAGCGACCCCGGCTGATTTCGACGAACTGTTGCGCGAAGTAAAAACGACGCAGAGCCGTGAACGCCGTCTGAACACCGAACGTGAAGAGAGCTTTCTGAAAGAGAAGACGCGCCGGAATGACCTGCTGCGTGAAGCCCGCATGGAACTGGCTGCCGAAAAGCGGCGCGGCGATCAGCTGAGGTATGTTTTCGATTCCAATGAAAAGCAGCTGACGACCAAGGAGGCCACCCTGCGCGAACGATTGGGGGTATTGGGCGAGCTGTTCGGGACAGTGCGACAGAGCGCCGGTGACCTCAAGGGGGTGATCGACCAGTCGCTGGTGTCCGCCCAGTATCCAGGCCGGAGTGATTTTCTCCAGCGGCTTAGCCGGACCAGGGAACTGCCTAACGTGGACGAGTTGGAGCAGCTGTGGTTTGTCCTGCTTCAGGAGATGACCGAATCGGGGAAGGTGGTGAGCTTTCCCGCCGAGGTGGTCGCTGGCGGCGGCGAGCGCCACGATGCGATGGCCACCCGCGTCGGCGTTTTTTCCGTAGTGGCGAACGGGCGCTATCTCCACTACCTCCCTGAGTCAGGGCGGCTGGCCGAGCTCCCCCGACAACCTGCCGGGCGCTACCTGAAGCTCGCTGAAAATATCGAGTCCGTTCGCGACGGCGTGACACCTATGGCGATAGATCCCAGTCGAGGTGCGATTCTTGAAGCCTTGGTGCAGTCGCCTGGTCTTGGGGAGCGCATCCGCCAGGGGGGCTCTGTTGGCTTCCTGATTCTGGCTTTGGGAGGAATCGGTCTTATTCTGGCGGGCGAACGTCTGGGCTACCTGGCCCTGATCGGCTCCCGGGTGCAGCGGCAGTTGAAAAACCTCGCGGTCCCTTGCGACGACAATCCCCTGGGCCGTGTCCTTTTGGTGCCCTCGCAAGCCCGGTCCACCGAACCAGAAACGCTTGAGCTGATGCTGGATGAAGCGATATTGCGCGAGGCGCCCCGGCTGGAAAGGGGGCAGGCGATGCTGAAGCTGCTGGCGGCGGTAGCTCCCTTGCTGGGACTGCTGGGAACAGTCACCGGGATGATTGCCACCTTCCAGTCCATTACCCTTTTCGGCACCGGTGATCCCAAGCTCATGGCCAACGGCATCTCGCAAGCGCTTGTAACCACTGCCCTTGGCTTGGTGGTCGCCATTCCCCTTGTCTTTCTCCATAACCTGGTCGCCTCACGCAGCAAGTCTCTGGTTCGTCTTCTCGATGAGCAGAGTGCGGGGCTGCTGGCTACCGGCTTGGAGGAAGGCAAATAA
- a CDS encoding MotA/TolQ/ExbB proton channel family protein produces the protein MSTPFSALGAVWTFLETGSYVLWAILLASLVLWSLIIERAWYLRRVYPERVRSWREEWGQRQERSSWCARRIREGMISRAGIELGHSLSLIKTLIALCPLLGLLGTVTGMIEVFDVLAVTGTGNARAMASGVSRATIPTMAGMVVALSGIYFSARLQQQVRQQSQRLADSLRFDEEFSHENP, from the coding sequence ATGAGTACGCCTTTTTCCGCACTGGGGGCCGTGTGGACCTTTCTGGAGACAGGTTCTTACGTGCTGTGGGCCATCCTCTTGGCTTCCCTTGTCCTCTGGTCCCTGATCATCGAGCGTGCCTGGTACCTGCGCCGGGTCTATCCGGAACGGGTACGCTCCTGGCGGGAAGAGTGGGGGCAGCGGCAGGAGCGCTCGTCCTGGTGTGCCAGACGCATTCGGGAGGGGATGATTTCAAGGGCTGGTATCGAGCTGGGACATTCCCTTTCGCTGATCAAGACGCTGATCGCCCTCTGCCCCCTCCTTGGCCTGCTTGGTACGGTCACCGGCATGATCGAGGTCTTCGATGTCCTTGCGGTAACCGGCACGGGGAACGCCCGCGCCATGGCGTCCGGCGTCTCTCGTGCAACGATCCCCACCATGGCCGGCATGGTGGTGGCTCTGTCGGGAATCTACTTCAGCGCCCGCCTTCAGCAGCAGGTCCGTCAGCAGTCCCAGCGGTTGGCGGATTCGCTGCGCTTCGACGAGGAATTTAGTCATGAAAACCCGTAG
- a CDS encoding biopolymer transporter ExbD, with the protein MKTRRHFSSQEEDAEINMTPMLDIVFIMLIFFIVTTSFIKESGIEVNRPDAKSAQRTERGNILIGIRQNGEIWIDQRAVDVRAVRANVERLLAENPEGAVVIQADREASTGTLVQVMDQARLGGVTNISIAANAEAH; encoded by the coding sequence ATGAAAACCCGTAGACACTTCTCCTCCCAGGAGGAGGACGCCGAAATCAACATGACGCCGATGCTGGATATCGTTTTTATCATGCTGATCTTCTTTATTGTCACGACCTCTTTTATCAAGGAATCGGGGATCGAGGTCAACCGCCCCGATGCCAAGAGTGCCCAACGCACGGAACGCGGTAATATCCTGATCGGCATCCGCCAGAATGGCGAGATCTGGATCGATCAGCGGGCTGTGGATGTGCGTGCGGTTCGCGCCAATGTTGAGCGGCTGCTCGCCGAGAACCCAGAAGGTGCTGTCGTCATTCAGGCCGACCGGGAAGCCTCTACCGGAACCCTGGTGCAGGTGATGGATCAGGCCAGGCTGGGCGGTGTCACCAATATCTCCATTGCTGCAAATGCGGAGGCACACTAG
- a CDS encoding energy transducer TonB — protein sequence MRFVGALCGGVVVTLSLFWMMQAMTAADTHLAEDSGRIRMIEFTRYDRESQTNVRRRVLPEKPKLPQQVTAPKMVSTATVSPPKIPQVAMAAPSVEVPVSLVGAPSLAGVLSGVPTGMGLGVSGGEADLIPLVRITPLYPRMAQMRGLEGEVRVEFTITETGMVMNPTVIDSNPPGVFEQAALAAIMRWKFKPRMENGQAVSRLATQIITFNLNE from the coding sequence ATGCGGTTCGTTGGTGCTCTCTGTGGCGGTGTCGTCGTCACTCTTTCCCTGTTCTGGATGATGCAGGCCATGACCGCCGCCGATACACATCTTGCGGAGGACAGCGGGCGCATCAGGATGATCGAATTTACCCGCTATGATCGGGAATCCCAGACCAATGTACGTCGCAGGGTACTGCCGGAAAAACCCAAGTTACCTCAGCAGGTGACAGCCCCCAAAATGGTATCCACCGCGACAGTGTCGCCCCCGAAGATTCCCCAGGTCGCCATGGCGGCCCCCTCTGTGGAGGTTCCGGTCAGCTTGGTCGGAGCGCCATCATTGGCAGGGGTGTTGTCGGGAGTTCCAACCGGTATGGGGCTCGGGGTGAGCGGAGGTGAGGCTGATCTTATCCCTCTGGTCCGAATCACTCCTCTTTATCCGCGCATGGCGCAGATGCGTGGTCTCGAAGGAGAGGTCCGGGTCGAGTTCACGATTACCGAAACAGGAATGGTCATGAATCCCACCGTTATCGATTCGAATCCTCCGGGAGTTTTCGAACAGGCGGCGCTGGCGGCCATCATGCGTTGGAAGTTCAAGCCGAGGATGGAAAACGGCCAGGCCGTTTCCCGTCTGGCGACCCAGATCATCACCTTTAACCTGAACGAATGA
- a CDS encoding tetratricopeptide repeat protein, with amino-acid sequence MEEIHTLMDNGSVDQARKNLLRLLDRVEKRPYEKAVVMRTLGYLHVSASDYAEAARCFEQALAEPLLPEGLYLSTQYDLAQIYMSLDDVERSIKTLEGWFVRATAPSAEAYLLLGSGYAQLQKFREAITPLRQAIKLANKPKESWYRLLLAAHYEVRDEEACIRLLEEMIRHFPEKKEFWQQAASLLLSRNENWRALSILESAHRQGLLTESSEVLNLVRIYAYLELPYKGALTMEEALKTEKLEMSPENLELLSELWLQARETRQAAVALEKTAQIKASGKAYLRLGQIHYGAGNWQDASVVLEKALATKTADREGEAWLLLGMSRYELDQRVQAKEAFEKAERNPRVREAAQQWLAFLALSNES; translated from the coding sequence TTGGAAGAGATTCACACCCTCATGGACAATGGTTCTGTCGATCAGGCCAGGAAAAATCTTTTGCGCCTGCTTGACCGTGTGGAAAAGCGCCCTTACGAGAAAGCTGTGGTGATGCGGACGTTAGGGTATCTCCACGTCTCCGCATCGGACTATGCCGAGGCGGCCCGGTGTTTTGAACAGGCGCTGGCAGAGCCTCTTCTCCCCGAGGGACTCTATCTGAGTACCCAGTATGACCTGGCTCAGATCTACATGAGCCTGGATGATGTTGAAAGGTCCATCAAAACCCTGGAAGGTTGGTTTGTCCGCGCCACTGCCCCTTCGGCAGAAGCCTATCTTCTCCTAGGCAGTGGCTATGCGCAGCTCCAAAAGTTTCGAGAAGCGATTACTCCTTTGCGCCAGGCGATCAAACTCGCCAATAAACCGAAAGAATCATGGTACAGATTACTTTTGGCTGCCCACTATGAAGTCCGTGACGAAGAGGCCTGCATTAGGCTGCTGGAGGAGATGATCCGGCATTTCCCCGAGAAAAAGGAGTTTTGGCAGCAGGCGGCTTCGCTGTTGTTAAGCAGAAATGAAAACTGGCGCGCTCTCTCTATTCTGGAGTCAGCCCACCGGCAGGGATTGCTGACCGAAAGCTCTGAGGTGCTGAATCTGGTCAGAATCTATGCCTACCTGGAGCTGCCATATAAGGGCGCTCTGACGATGGAAGAGGCTCTTAAGACTGAAAAGCTTGAAATGAGTCCAGAGAATCTGGAACTGCTTTCAGAACTATGGCTGCAGGCACGGGAGACCAGGCAAGCCGCTGTTGCCCTGGAAAAAACCGCTCAAATAAAAGCCAGTGGTAAAGCCTACCTACGTCTGGGACAGATTCACTATGGTGCAGGTAACTGGCAAGACGCATCTGTGGTGCTGGAAAAGGCGCTGGCAACAAAGACGGCCGATCGCGAAGGGGAGGCGTGGCTGTTGCTTGGCATGTCCCGCTATGAACTAGACCAACGTGTACAGGCGAAGGAAGCTTTCGAAAAGGCCGAAAGAAATCCCCGTGTTCGGGAAGCGGCACAGCAGTGGCTGGCGTTTCTGGCTCTTTCCAACGAATCCTGA